One window of Quercus robur chromosome 5, dhQueRobu3.1, whole genome shotgun sequence genomic DNA carries:
- the LOC126727404 gene encoding sugar carrier protein C-like: MPAVGGIPTGPGKEYPGNLTPYVLVTCIVAAMGGLIFGYDIGISGGVTSMDPFLRKFFPKVYRSKHDDSSTNQYCQYNSETLTMFTSSLYLAALVSSLVASTVTRKLGRKPSMLFGGLLFFVGALLNGFAQSVWMLIVGRILLGFGIGFANQSVPLYLSETAPYKYRGALNIGFQLSITVGILIANVLNYFFAKIDGGWGWRLSLGGAIVPAIILTAGSLFLPDTPNSLIERGKMEDAREKLKRIRGLENVDEEFNDLVMASELSKQVEHPWRNLLQRKYRPHMAVATLIPFFQQFTGINVIMFYAPVLFNTIGFGDDASLMSSVITGLVNVVATLVSIYGVDKWGRRFLFLEGGGQMLVCQIIVAACIGAKFGVDGHPGELPKWYAIVVVLFICIYVAAFAWSWGPLGWLVPSEVFPLEIRSAAQSINVSVNMIFTFVVAQVFLNMLCHLKFGLFLFFAFFVLVMTIYVYYFLPETKNIPIEEMNQVWRSHWFWSKFMTDEFSNGNVEMLKGGQALKNV; the protein is encoded by the exons ATGCCTGCAGTTGGAGGAATTCCCACGGGTCCTGGCAAGGAGTACCCCGGAAACCTTACTCCTTATGTCCTTGTAACATGTATCGTTGCAGCAATGGGGGGTTTGATTTTTGGCTACGATATTGGAATTTCTG GTGGGGTCACGTCTATGGACCCTTTCTTGCGCAAGTTTTTCCCAAAGGTTTATCGGTCGAAGCATGATGATTCGTCGACCAACCAGTACTGCCAATATAACAGTGAGACTTTAACGATGTTCACATCGTCGTTGTATTTGGCTGCTCTTGTTTCATCACTTGTGGCATCCACTGTGACACGTAAACTTGGACGAAAACCGTCTATGTTGTTTGGTGGTCTGCTCTTCTTCGTCGGTGCTCTTCTTAATGGCTTTGCCCAATCTGTGTGGATGTTGATTGTTGGCCGTATACTTCTTGGTTTCGGTATTGGGTTCGCTAATCAG TCTGTGCCACTCTACCTATCAGAAACGGCCCCATACAAATACAGAGGTGCTCTCAACATTGGGTTCCAATTGTCAATCACAGTTGGTATCCTCATTGCCAATGTGTTGAACTACTTCTTTGCCAAGATTGATGGTGGTTGGGGATGGCGTTTGAGTTTGGGTGGTGCTATTGTCCCTGCAATTATATTAACAGCCGGTTCATTGTTTCTTCCCGATACCCCGAACTCCTTGATTGAACGTGGTAAAATGGAGGATGCCAGAGAAAAACTTAAGAGAATTAGGGGTCTTGAAAATGTTGATGAGGAATTCAATGACCTTGTCATGGCTAGTGAATTATCAAAGCAAGTGGAACACCCTTGGAGAAACTTGTTACAAAGAAAATATAGGCCACACATGGCTGTTGCCACCCTGATTCCCTTCTTTCAACAATTCACTGGCATCAATGTGATCATGTTCTATGCACCTGTCTTGTTTAACACCATTGGGTTCGGAGACGATGCTTCACTGATGTCTTCTGTGATCACTGGCCTTGTTAATGTTGTTGCAACCCTTGTTTCAATCTATGGTGTTGATAAATGGGGAAGGAGATTCCTCTTCCTTGAGGGTGGAGGTCAAATGCTTGTCTGCCAG ATCATTGTTGCAGCTTGCATTGGTGCTAAATTTGGAGTAGATGGTCATCCTGGTGAATTGCCCAAGTGGTATGCAATTGTTGTGGTGCTCTTCATTTGCATCTATGTTGCTGCATTTGCATGGTCTTGGGGTCCTCTTGGCTGGTTGGTGCCTAGTGAAGTTTTCCCACTCGAAATTCGATCAGCTGCTCAAAGTATCAACGTGTCAGTGAACATGATTTTCACATTTGTTGTTGCTCAAGTCTTCTTAAATATGCTGTGCCATTTGAAGTTTGGGCTATTCCTTTTCTTTGCCTTCTTTGTGCTGGTAATGACCATATATGTCTACTACTTCTTGCCTGAGACAAAGAATATTCCAATTGAAGAGATGAACCAAGTATGGAGGTCTCATTGGTTCTGGTCCAAATTCATGACTGATGAATTCTCTAATGGAAACGTGGAGATGCTCAAGGGAGGCCAGGCTCTAAAAAATGTCTAA